The following proteins are encoded in a genomic region of Sphingopyxis sp. YF1:
- a CDS encoding HAD-IB family hydrolase: MDELSVPAAPAYTHRVAMYDMDRTITRAGTYSGFLMHVVRRRQQWRALLLPLVGVAGLAYTLRLIDRSRLKAINLRLLVGPRFRRDEIAPLAESYADKVVARGLHAAALDQLEADRAAGYRVLLATASFHLYVDAIARRLGIEDVLATRLDEPDGADHVHARLSGANCYGEDKFARISGWLADNEITREDAHIRAYSDHVSDHPMLHFADEAVATTPSRGLKKLAPQMGWMVVDWRARK; the protein is encoded by the coding sequence ATGGATGAATTGTCCGTCCCTGCCGCCCCGGCCTACACGCATCGCGTCGCGATGTACGACATGGACCGCACGATCACCCGTGCGGGTACCTACAGCGGTTTCCTGATGCACGTCGTGCGGCGGCGCCAGCAGTGGCGCGCGCTCTTGCTGCCGCTCGTCGGAGTCGCGGGGCTTGCCTACACGCTGCGGCTGATCGACCGGTCGCGGCTGAAGGCGATCAATCTGCGGCTGCTCGTCGGCCCGCGGTTTCGCCGCGACGAGATCGCGCCGCTCGCCGAAAGCTATGCCGACAAGGTGGTCGCGCGCGGGCTGCACGCGGCGGCGCTCGACCAGCTTGAGGCCGATCGCGCCGCGGGGTATCGCGTGCTGCTCGCGACCGCGTCCTTCCACCTTTATGTCGATGCGATCGCGCGGCGGCTGGGGATCGAGGATGTGCTGGCGACGCGGCTCGACGAACCCGACGGCGCCGATCATGTCCATGCCCGCCTGTCGGGCGCCAATTGTTACGGCGAAGACAAGTTCGCGCGCATATCGGGCTGGCTGGCCGACAATGAGATCACGCGCGAGGACGCGCATATCCGCGCCTATTCGGACCATGTCTCCGACCATCCGATGCTGCATTTCGCCGACGAGGCGGTCGCGACGACGCCGTCGCGCGGGCTGAAGAAGCTCGCACCGCAGATGGGGTGGATGGTGGTCGACTGGCGAGCGCGGAAGTAG
- a CDS encoding cystathionine gamma-synthase family protein gives MAMRGKPKTNTRKIGDRDLSPATLMMGLGYDPMLSEGSLKPPIFLTSTFAFENAAAGKRFFEHITGKRQGPADGLVYSRFNGPNQEILEDRLAVWDGADDCLVFSSGMSAIATLLLALVSQNDVIVHSGPLYAATETLIARILSRFGVSFLDFPAGATREELDAILARARTLADEKGGKVALVYLESPANPTNALVDVEAVRAARDAAFPGDQKPAIAIDNTFLGPLWQQPLNQGAELVVYSLTKYAGGHSDLVAGGVSGDQRLIDAIRPMRNTIGTICDPNTAWMLLRSLETLELRMSRAGENALKVCTYLRDHPKVEGLGYLGFISDPRQKDIFDRHCSGAGSTFSLFIKGGEAESFRFLDALKIAKLAVSLGGTETLASHPAAMTHLSVPEDRKKALGITDNLVRVSIGIEDADDLIADFAQALEAV, from the coding sequence ATGGCCATGCGCGGCAAACCCAAGACCAATACCCGCAAGATCGGCGACCGCGACCTCAGCCCGGCGACGCTGATGATGGGGCTTGGCTACGACCCGATGCTCTCCGAAGGATCGCTCAAGCCGCCGATCTTCCTCACATCGACCTTCGCCTTCGAAAATGCGGCGGCGGGCAAGCGCTTCTTCGAACATATCACCGGCAAGCGGCAGGGGCCGGCCGACGGCCTCGTCTATTCGCGCTTCAACGGCCCCAACCAGGAAATCCTCGAGGATCGCCTTGCCGTCTGGGACGGCGCCGACGACTGCCTCGTCTTTTCCAGCGGCATGTCGGCGATCGCCACCCTGCTGCTCGCGCTCGTGAGCCAGAACGACGTGATCGTCCATTCGGGCCCGCTCTATGCCGCGACCGAAACGCTGATCGCGCGCATCCTGTCGCGCTTCGGGGTCAGCTTCCTCGACTTCCCCGCCGGTGCGACGCGCGAGGAACTCGACGCCATCCTCGCCCGCGCCCGGACCCTCGCCGACGAAAAGGGGGGCAAGGTGGCGCTCGTCTATCTCGAAAGTCCGGCGAACCCGACCAACGCGCTCGTCGACGTCGAGGCGGTGCGCGCCGCCCGCGACGCGGCCTTCCCCGGCGACCAGAAACCCGCCATCGCGATCGACAACACCTTCCTCGGCCCGCTGTGGCAGCAGCCGCTGAACCAGGGCGCCGAACTCGTCGTCTACAGCCTCACCAAATATGCCGGCGGCCATTCGGACCTCGTCGCAGGCGGCGTCTCGGGCGACCAGCGGCTGATCGACGCGATCCGCCCGATGCGCAACACGATCGGCACGATCTGCGACCCCAACACCGCATGGATGCTGCTCCGCAGCCTCGAAACGCTCGAACTGCGGATGAGCCGCGCGGGGGAAAATGCGCTCAAGGTCTGCACCTATCTCCGCGATCATCCCAAGGTCGAAGGGCTCGGCTATCTCGGCTTCATCAGCGATCCGCGCCAGAAGGATATCTTCGACCGCCATTGCAGCGGCGCGGGATCGACCTTTTCGCTGTTCATCAAGGGCGGCGAGGCCGAAAGCTTCCGCTTCCTCGACGCGCTCAAGATCGCCAAGCTCGCGGTCAGCCTCGGCGGCACCGAGACGCTCGCCAGCCACCCCGCCGCGATGACCCACCTGTCGGTCCCCGAGGACCGCAAGAAGGCACTCGGCATCACCGACAATCTCGTGCGCGTGTCGATCGGCATCGAGGACGCCGACGACCTGATCGCCGACTTCGCGCAGGCGCTGGAGGCCGTTTGA
- a CDS encoding DASS family sodium-coupled anion symporter: MTKTRLFGLIGGLLVFVLMLAMPAPAGMETTAWRVAALTVLMAIWWMTEALPLTVTALLPFLTVPAFGVMDANAIAKEYYSPILFLILGGAFLALAIERVGLHRRLALALLKRAAPTATGLLFAFMAATALLSMFISNTSTALIMIPIALAVVRAGGIAEGEREGFAGAVMMGIAFAASIGGLGTLVGSPTNAIAAGLIEKALGLRISFLDWAIYGVPVVLLATPAAMFIIARVQRLSAHPFDGQTAATALGQQAIWSTAERRVVPVFLLVLVAWIAQPWIEPLLPKGALTDGTIAVAGSLLLFVLPDGTGRPLLVWKEADRAPWGVIMMFGGGLALAAAITASGLAAWLGAVLAPLGSIPTILLAAVIVALTILITEFASNVATASGIMPVLAALIAATGVDPVLLALPVAMAASWGFMLPSGTGPNALAWATDHIALPRMLKAGLALDVIGVPLLIGVIWSIAMLA; encoded by the coding sequence ATGACAAAAACGCGCCTGTTCGGGCTGATCGGCGGACTGCTGGTCTTCGTCCTCATGCTGGCAATGCCGGCCCCCGCCGGCATGGAAACCACCGCGTGGCGCGTTGCCGCGCTGACCGTGCTGATGGCGATCTGGTGGATGACCGAGGCCCTGCCGCTCACCGTCACCGCGCTTTTGCCCTTCCTCACCGTCCCCGCTTTCGGGGTGATGGACGCCAACGCCATCGCCAAGGAATATTATTCACCGATCCTCTTCCTCATCCTCGGCGGCGCCTTCCTCGCGCTCGCGATCGAGCGGGTCGGGCTGCACCGGCGGCTCGCGCTGGCGCTGCTCAAGCGCGCCGCGCCGACCGCGACCGGGCTGCTCTTCGCCTTCATGGCGGCGACCGCGCTGCTCTCCATGTTCATCTCGAACACCTCGACCGCGCTGATCATGATCCCGATCGCGCTCGCCGTCGTGCGCGCCGGCGGCATCGCCGAGGGCGAACGCGAAGGCTTCGCGGGCGCGGTGATGATGGGCATCGCTTTCGCCGCCTCGATCGGCGGGCTCGGCACGCTCGTCGGCAGCCCGACCAACGCGATCGCCGCGGGCCTGATCGAAAAGGCACTCGGGCTGCGCATCTCCTTCCTCGACTGGGCGATCTACGGTGTTCCCGTCGTGCTGCTCGCCACCCCCGCGGCGATGTTCATCATCGCGCGTGTCCAGCGGCTGTCGGCGCACCCGTTCGACGGGCAGACGGCAGCGACGGCGCTCGGCCAGCAGGCGATCTGGTCGACCGCCGAACGCCGCGTCGTCCCCGTCTTCCTGCTCGTCCTCGTCGCCTGGATCGCCCAGCCGTGGATCGAGCCGCTGCTCCCCAAGGGCGCACTGACCGACGGCACCATCGCGGTCGCGGGCAGCCTGCTGCTCTTCGTCCTGCCCGACGGTACCGGCCGTCCGCTGCTCGTCTGGAAAGAGGCCGACCGCGCCCCCTGGGGCGTGATCATGATGTTCGGCGGCGGTCTCGCGCTTGCCGCGGCGATTACCGCAAGCGGGCTCGCCGCCTGGCTGGGCGCAGTGCTGGCGCCGCTCGGCAGCATCCCGACGATCCTGCTCGCGGCGGTCATCGTCGCGCTGACGATCCTGATCACCGAATTCGCCAGCAATGTCGCGACCGCAAGCGGCATCATGCCCGTGCTCGCGGCGCTGATCGCCGCAACCGGGGTCGATCCGGTGCTGCTCGCGCTGCCCGTCGCGATGGCGGCGAGCTGGGGCTTCATGCTTCCGTCAGGCACCGGTCCCAACGCGCTGGCGTGGGCGACCGACCACATCGCGCTGCCGCGCATGCTCAAGGCGGGGCTGGCGCTCGACGTCATCGGCGTGCCGCTGCTCATCGGGGTCATCTGGAGCATCGCTATGCTCGCCTGA